A single region of the Idiomarinaceae bacterium HL-53 genome encodes:
- a CDS encoding thiol:disulfide interchange protein DsbA, which yields MKKFLIAMTALFAMLAAPAFAMDFREGVHYEVVSDEATSEPEIIDFFSVYCGACYQFQPFSQALAEEFGEAYKAYQVDFIAPRDMGEVIVRSWAVANILDVSAEFKQRIFHQHFVNRNQSNTYNDVKAIFSQMGVEEAQFEQAYGSFAARSLSNRMRSAARDFGVRGTPTFIVNGKYRMVQEGFRDSTNFFDDYMALAEYLMNKDS from the coding sequence ATGAAAAAGTTTTTGATAGCAATGACGGCGCTATTTGCGATGCTTGCCGCTCCTGCCTTTGCGATGGACTTTCGTGAAGGTGTTCATTATGAGGTGGTTTCCGATGAAGCGACTTCTGAGCCTGAAATTATCGATTTCTTCTCCGTTTACTGTGGCGCCTGCTATCAGTTTCAGCCGTTTAGCCAGGCCTTAGCTGAAGAGTTTGGCGAGGCGTACAAAGCGTACCAAGTAGATTTCATTGCACCTCGTGACATGGGTGAAGTAATTGTGCGCTCTTGGGCGGTTGCAAATATTCTCGATGTGTCTGCTGAATTCAAGCAACGTATCTTCCACCAGCATTTCGTGAATCGTAATCAGAGTAATACGTACAATGATGTGAAGGCTATCTTCTCGCAAATGGGTGTGGAAGAAGCACAGTTCGAGCAGGCCTATGGCAGTTTTGCAGCGCGTAGCTTGAGTAATCGTATGCGCAGTGCAGCTCGAGACTTTGGTGTACGAGGTACGCCCACCTTTATCGTGAATGGTAAATATCGCATGGTGCAAGAGGGGTTTCGTGACAGTACCAATTTCTTCGATGACTACATGGCGTTAGCTGAGTACTTAATGAATAAAGACAGCTAA
- a CDS encoding miniconductance mechanosensitive channel has translation MDGMLELWQEFHTWLADYPRLELWFGVLVLLLVAALSNFVVKQLLIRALVSAIRSLPLEEDKRVMKSSIIARLANVLPALVFYFGAPMVPHLPEVAVTIIHNVTNAFIILTVAMSIGGALTLMNMVYERRHDGIRKPIKGYIQVVKIAVYVVAAILIIATLIDRSPLILLSGIGAMAAVVILVFQDTLLSLVASMQISSSDIIRVGDWVEMPHLNVDGEVIDIALHLVKVQNWDRTISSIPTRRFITDAFKNWRGMQELGGRRIMRNVLLDQQSIGFLSADDVKGLKRFRLLSDYLVEKQKEIDAWNAELKEAGKEPVNTRRITNIGTFRAYVLQYLRSHKHIHQNMTLMVRQLSPTAEGLPLQVYAFTNTTAWAEYEGIQSDIFDHLLAILPEFGLRVYQSPSGRDISVLGQLFKRDQLDS, from the coding sequence ATGGACGGAATGCTGGAGCTTTGGCAGGAGTTTCATACTTGGCTTGCTGACTACCCGCGCTTAGAACTTTGGTTCGGTGTGTTGGTGTTGTTATTGGTTGCTGCACTTAGCAACTTTGTCGTGAAGCAACTATTGATTCGAGCCCTTGTTTCTGCGATTCGGTCATTGCCATTGGAAGAAGATAAGCGGGTAATGAAGTCGAGTATCATTGCACGCTTAGCCAACGTACTCCCCGCGTTAGTGTTTTATTTTGGGGCGCCCATGGTGCCTCACCTTCCTGAAGTTGCTGTGACGATTATTCACAATGTCACGAATGCCTTCATTATTTTAACCGTCGCGATGTCAATTGGCGGTGCTCTGACCCTGATGAACATGGTGTATGAACGTCGGCATGACGGCATTCGTAAGCCGATTAAAGGGTATATTCAGGTTGTAAAAATAGCGGTGTACGTGGTCGCCGCTATATTAATTATCGCCACGTTAATAGATCGCTCGCCACTCATCTTGCTCTCGGGCATTGGCGCTATGGCGGCGGTGGTCATTCTCGTATTCCAAGACACGTTGCTCTCACTTGTTGCAAGTATGCAAATTTCATCGAGCGATATTATTCGTGTGGGTGATTGGGTAGAGATGCCTCACCTCAATGTCGATGGTGAAGTGATCGATATCGCGTTGCATTTGGTGAAAGTGCAGAATTGGGATCGGACGATCAGTTCGATTCCGACCCGTCGATTTATTACGGATGCGTTCAAAAATTGGCGAGGAATGCAGGAGTTGGGTGGGCGTAGAATTATGCGCAACGTACTACTAGATCAACAGAGTATTGGGTTTTTAAGCGCAGACGATGTGAAAGGCTTAAAGCGTTTTCGTTTACTTTCTGATTATCTCGTTGAAAAGCAAAAAGAGATCGACGCTTGGAATGCGGAATTAAAAGAAGCGGGTAAAGAGCCCGTCAATACGCGTCGTATTACGAATATTGGTACCTTCCGTGCGTATGTGCTGCAGTATTTACGTAGCCACAAACACATTCATCAAAATATGACGTTAATGGTTCGCCAGCTAAGCCCAACTGCGGAAGGTCTCCCTTTACAGGTGTATGCTTTTACGAATACCACTGCATGGGCCGAATATGAAGGCATTCAGTCCGACATATTCGACCATTTACTCGCTATTTTGCCAGAGTTTGGGTTGCGCGTATATCAAAGCCCAAGCGGGCGCGATATTTCAGTGCTAGGGCAACTATTTAAGCGCGATCAGCTCGATAGTTAG
- a CDS encoding thiamine biosynthesis lipoprotein translates to MRFNVWAKWLLVVGVALTVAGCQRSPETLSGSIFGTFFEVTIAASERYNKEEIEQGVLDVLNDVDQQMSTYKNDSNLMELNRMPVNEAVAVPAELFHVLQVSLAVSEQSSGAFDNTVGGLVNLWGFGPEGRVTKAPEAAALETRLAEVGYQYVELNTANQTVTRRSDVFVDLSGVAKGYAVDKVSEYLLSKGIENFLVNIGGDLRASGVKSEDAMWRIGIEVPTDQRQIAQHILPIQDIAVLGSGDYRNYFEENGVRYSHTIDPTTGMPISHNLAAVHVAMPSATEADAWATAFLVLGEERGVALANERGIAALFIVREGEAFNSLMSEPFERQYAEELQVPTVL, encoded by the coding sequence ATGCGGTTTAATGTTTGGGCAAAATGGCTTTTAGTGGTAGGTGTTGCGCTTACTGTTGCGGGTTGCCAACGCTCACCAGAAACGCTGAGCGGTTCTATTTTTGGTACGTTTTTTGAAGTGACAATTGCCGCGTCTGAACGTTACAACAAGGAAGAGATAGAGCAAGGCGTGCTCGATGTATTAAACGACGTTGATCAGCAGATGTCGACCTACAAGAACGACTCAAACCTGATGGAGCTGAATCGTATGCCGGTGAATGAAGCGGTTGCCGTTCCTGCAGAACTTTTCCATGTCTTGCAAGTTTCTCTAGCCGTCTCTGAGCAGTCATCTGGAGCCTTTGACAATACGGTAGGAGGCCTAGTTAACCTCTGGGGATTCGGACCTGAAGGGCGTGTTACGAAGGCGCCTGAAGCAGCCGCGTTAGAAACTAGGCTAGCGGAGGTTGGTTATCAATACGTTGAGCTCAACACAGCAAACCAAACAGTTACGCGCCGAAGCGACGTGTTTGTTGATCTTTCAGGCGTAGCAAAGGGATATGCGGTAGACAAAGTAAGTGAGTACTTGCTTTCGAAGGGGATTGAGAATTTCCTCGTGAACATTGGTGGCGATTTGCGAGCAAGTGGCGTGAAGTCTGAGGATGCAATGTGGCGAATTGGTATTGAAGTGCCGACGGATCAGCGTCAGATTGCTCAGCATATCTTGCCAATACAGGACATCGCGGTGCTTGGTTCTGGAGACTATCGTAATTATTTTGAAGAGAATGGTGTTCGATATTCGCACACCATTGATCCAACAACCGGCATGCCAATTTCTCATAATTTAGCTGCTGTGCATGTCGCGATGCCAAGTGCGACGGAAGCGGACGCTTGGGCAACCGCATTTTTAGTGTTAGGTGAGGAGCGAGGCGTCGCGCTTGCAAATGAGCGAGGAATTGCAGCTTTGTTCATTGTGCGGGAGGGTGAAGCATTTAACTCTTTGATGTCTGAGCCTTTTGAGCGCCAGTACGCGGAAGAACTCCAAGTTCCAACTGTGTTATAA
- a CDS encoding undecaprenyl-diphosphatase codes for MDYVTAIILALVQGITEFLPVSSQAHLVLAGAWFGEVYQGLDFDVILHAGSLVAVVAYFRKELFAMANDWLRSFAGGGQTKDSKLAWWVILGTIPAGALGILLKDYAETTWRSPLVMALALIGFGLLLGLADWKGRGQRSEYDLALKDVVIIGFSQALALIPGTSRSGITMTAALFLGMSRESAARFSFLLSVPVIAAAGLLYTIELIQEGTTMGWGALFTGFVVAVLSTYACIHYFLAFIKRIGMQPFVLYRIILGALLLAVFW; via the coding sequence ATGGATTATGTAACAGCGATTATTTTAGCGTTAGTGCAAGGAATTACTGAGTTTTTGCCCGTGTCGAGCCAGGCCCATTTAGTATTGGCTGGCGCTTGGTTTGGTGAAGTTTATCAAGGGCTTGATTTCGATGTGATCTTGCATGCCGGTTCGCTTGTGGCGGTGGTTGCATACTTTCGCAAAGAACTGTTTGCAATGGCAAACGATTGGCTTCGCTCATTTGCAGGTGGCGGGCAAACCAAAGATTCGAAATTAGCTTGGTGGGTTATTCTGGGCACGATTCCTGCGGGTGCGTTGGGTATTCTGCTGAAAGACTATGCGGAAACGACCTGGCGCAGCCCACTCGTGATGGCGCTTGCGCTGATTGGTTTTGGGTTATTGCTTGGACTTGCCGACTGGAAGGGCCGTGGGCAGCGTTCAGAGTACGACTTAGCGCTGAAAGATGTGGTCATCATCGGGTTTTCACAGGCTTTGGCTTTAATTCCGGGCACGTCGCGCTCAGGCATTACTATGACGGCTGCTTTATTTCTGGGCATGTCTCGCGAGTCGGCAGCGCGCTTCTCTTTCCTTCTCTCGGTGCCGGTGATAGCGGCGGCAGGCTTGTTATACACCATAGAGCTCATACAAGAAGGTACCACTATGGGCTGGGGTGCTTTGTTTACCGGATTTGTGGTTGCGGTGCTCAGTACTTATGCCTGTATTCACTATTTCCTTGCGTTCATTAAGCGCATTGGTATGCAACCTTTCGTGTTGTATAGAATTATTTTAGGCGCGCTGCTACTCGCTGTGTTCTGGTAA
- a CDS encoding Ser/Thr protein kinase RdoA involved in Cpx stress response, MazF antagonist: MSDFTFGQLSPDLILDAVEANGFYPTSGLLALNSYENRVYQFVNEDAKRYVVKFYRPARWSDAQIQEEHDFLSELAEVDIPVVQPLRVDGRSIHLHGGYRFSVFPSVGGRALESDNLDQLEELGRQLGRMHQVARVKPFEHRPLLIHNHIIDEVCETLRQCPLLPDGLRSAFEAILTPVAQQLKAIQWQNYSTIRLHGDCHVGNLLVRDDGLTFVDFDDARQGPAIQDLWMMLSGDRSQQLLQLDTLVSAYEEFASFDASQLSLIEPLRSFRIIQYMAWLAKRWGDPAFAHSFGWFEEPRYWEQQILALKEQLAEMNEPPHRLQR; this comes from the coding sequence GTGAGTGACTTTACGTTTGGGCAACTGAGTCCAGATTTAATCTTAGACGCGGTGGAAGCGAATGGGTTTTACCCGACTTCAGGGCTGCTGGCGCTGAACAGCTATGAGAATCGGGTTTATCAGTTTGTAAATGAAGACGCAAAGCGATATGTAGTGAAGTTTTATCGCCCGGCTCGCTGGAGTGATGCCCAGATCCAAGAGGAGCATGATTTTCTCTCTGAGTTAGCGGAAGTTGATATTCCAGTGGTGCAACCGCTCCGTGTTGATGGGCGTTCAATACATTTGCATGGCGGGTATCGCTTCTCGGTATTTCCAAGTGTCGGCGGCCGCGCGCTAGAAAGCGACAACTTAGACCAACTTGAAGAGCTCGGGCGGCAACTCGGGCGTATGCATCAGGTGGCGAGAGTGAAACCCTTCGAGCACCGCCCTCTTCTTATTCATAATCATATTATTGACGAGGTTTGCGAAACATTGCGGCAATGTCCGCTTTTACCAGATGGTTTGCGCAGTGCGTTCGAAGCTATTTTGACGCCCGTCGCTCAGCAATTAAAGGCCATTCAATGGCAGAATTATTCCACAATTCGCTTGCATGGCGACTGTCATGTGGGGAATCTGTTGGTTCGCGACGATGGATTAACCTTTGTCGATTTTGATGATGCGAGGCAGGGGCCTGCCATTCAAGATCTCTGGATGATGCTCAGTGGCGATCGGTCACAACAGCTTCTGCAGCTCGATACTTTGGTGAGTGCTTATGAAGAATTTGCATCTTTTGACGCGTCGCAACTGAGTTTAATTGAACCTTTACGCAGTTTTCGTATCATTCAATATATGGCGTGGTTAGCAAAGCGTTGGGGTGACCCTGCTTTTGCTCATTCATTTGGGTGGTTTGAGGAGCCGAGGTATTGGGAACAGCAGATTCTCGCTCTAAAAGAGCAATTAGCCGAAATGAATGAGCCACCGCACCGCTTGCAGCGTTAA
- a CDS encoding cell division inhibitor SulA: MSAETLYMSNQPLAKLLARGDVWQGGSQQVTSEKPHQNTDCHRIATGYEELDEALFGGWQWQRVHEIQVAQPFSGEIALLRSSLIWSGEQKRPTFWIAPPALPFAPGLAHYAAAQSQHVVLTPQSETDALWSAEHILRSGAAGVVFLWSASLSQPACRRLHLAAQQSGALTFVISAPQAEEARPYTTRVRLAANRCELEILKRPSGWPMSLKLPKTLHWLRNPISAH, translated from the coding sequence ATGTCTGCAGAAACGCTTTATATGAGCAATCAACCATTAGCCAAACTATTGGCTCGAGGTGACGTATGGCAAGGTGGTTCTCAGCAAGTTACGTCTGAAAAGCCTCATCAGAATACGGACTGCCACCGCATTGCTACAGGTTATGAGGAGCTAGATGAGGCTCTTTTTGGGGGCTGGCAATGGCAGCGTGTACATGAAATTCAGGTGGCGCAGCCCTTTAGTGGGGAAATTGCATTGTTACGCTCGAGTTTAATTTGGAGTGGTGAGCAAAAGCGCCCCACTTTTTGGATTGCCCCGCCAGCATTGCCATTTGCACCAGGGCTTGCACATTATGCGGCTGCGCAGAGTCAGCATGTGGTATTAACCCCTCAAAGTGAAACGGATGCCTTGTGGTCGGCAGAGCATATTTTACGCTCTGGAGCTGCAGGTGTGGTGTTCTTATGGAGTGCATCATTAAGTCAGCCAGCGTGCAGGCGTTTACATTTAGCGGCCCAACAAAGTGGTGCGCTTACCTTTGTTATCAGCGCTCCTCAAGCTGAGGAGGCGAGGCCTTATACAACCAGAGTTCGGTTAGCTGCGAATCGATGTGAATTAGAAATTCTAAAGCGCCCAAGTGGCTGGCCTATGTCGCTTAAGTTACCGAAAACCTTGCATTGGTTGCGAAATCCAATTTCAGCGCACTAA
- a CDS encoding cytochrome c oxidase accessory protein FixG, with amino-acid sequence MEQKIEVQPAPPKSVRIHKPDPNKHDNRYAPSSQIYVREVKGRVETLRRVLGFALMAAFVILPWLTWHGEQAILLDIFNQRFRIFGMTLWPQDLTILAWIFMVSAFALFLVTTLYGRVWCGFTCPQTTWTFIFMWFERKIEGSRHQRMKLDERPLDFDKFWRKSAKHIAWLIVALLTSMTFVGYFTDIRALFSELFIFESSAWAIGSVLFFTFATYGNAGWMREIMCTHICPYARFQSAMFDKDTFIVAYDVARGEPRGPRKRKADLEEENLGHCIDCQLCVQVCPTGIDIRNGLQYECINCGACIDACDGVMDKMNYPRKLISFTTENQLQGKRTKIFRFKSVGYGLALMVLTLLLVLDILFRVPLEFDVIRDRNTLYRENQEGFIENVYTLRIINKSQLPQTYTLSADSGDIEDMRWYGPTEITLEGGGSEIVPVSIAIDPYFLESPMREITFEIQSIEDARIRQDVTSNFIYQ; translated from the coding sequence ATGGAACAAAAAATAGAAGTACAACCTGCCCCACCGAAGTCGGTGCGCATTCACAAACCCGATCCGAATAAGCATGACAATCGCTACGCGCCGAGTAGCCAGATTTATGTGCGCGAAGTGAAGGGGCGTGTAGAAACCTTGCGCCGCGTGCTTGGCTTTGCCTTGATGGCGGCATTTGTCATTTTGCCTTGGCTTACCTGGCATGGTGAGCAAGCCATTTTACTCGACATTTTTAATCAAAGATTTCGTATTTTTGGTATGACGCTGTGGCCTCAAGATCTTACCATTCTAGCGTGGATTTTTATGGTTAGTGCGTTCGCACTCTTCTTGGTAACCACTTTGTATGGCCGAGTATGGTGCGGTTTTACCTGCCCTCAAACCACGTGGACATTTATTTTCATGTGGTTTGAGAGAAAGATTGAAGGAAGCCGACACCAGCGTATGAAGCTTGATGAGCGCCCGCTAGACTTTGATAAGTTTTGGCGTAAATCCGCGAAACACATCGCATGGCTGATCGTGGCCTTGTTAACGTCAATGACTTTTGTCGGGTACTTCACTGACATTCGCGCCTTGTTTAGCGAGCTTTTCATATTTGAAAGCAGCGCGTGGGCAATTGGTAGTGTTTTATTTTTTACCTTCGCTACCTATGGAAACGCCGGTTGGATGCGTGAAATTATGTGTACGCATATCTGCCCTTATGCCCGTTTTCAGTCGGCAATGTTCGACAAAGATACGTTTATCGTGGCATACGATGTGGCAAGGGGTGAGCCACGTGGACCGCGGAAGCGTAAGGCCGATCTAGAAGAAGAGAATTTAGGCCACTGTATTGATTGTCAGCTATGTGTGCAGGTATGCCCGACCGGTATCGATATTCGTAACGGCTTGCAATATGAGTGTATCAACTGTGGTGCTTGTATTGATGCATGCGATGGTGTGATGGATAAGATGAACTATCCTCGAAAGCTTATTAGTTTCACCACTGAAAATCAGCTACAGGGTAAGCGAACCAAGATATTTCGTTTCAAAAGCGTCGGCTACGGATTGGCTCTGATGGTGCTGACTTTGTTGTTGGTGTTGGACATCTTGTTCCGCGTGCCTCTCGAGTTCGATGTTATTCGCGATCGCAATACGCTTTATCGAGAAAACCAAGAAGGTTTTATTGAAAACGTATATACCTTGCGCATTATTAATAAGTCGCAACTGCCACAGACATACACTCTAAGTGCAGACTCTGGTGATATTGAAGATATGCGCTGGTACGGGCCGACGGAAATAACGCTTGAAGGGGGTGGCTCTGAAATTGTGCCTGTGAGTATTGCTATCGACCCCTATTTTCTAGAGTCTCCAATGCGTGAAATTACGTTTGAGATTCAATCCATTGAAGACGCTCGCATTCGCCAAGATGTTACGTCGAATTTTATTTATCAGTAG
- a CDS encoding N-carbamoyl-L-amino-acid hydrolase produces MPNINLSRLKESLLALSNIGFNPTDKGIYRSGFTDADMEARRWLMDIARDDGFSAEMDGAGNVWLGYGEMEESEVVIGSHLDSVPAGGIFDGSLGVMAGLEVMRTVREHDIELKHPLRVLGTAEEEGRFGGMFGVQAITGELTPEWILSAHDADGVYLAEAMRAQGLDPMAALDAAWPKHKMKAYLELHIEQGPVLDTENISLGVVEGISGVFKWIVHLKGKADHAGTAPMHMRSDAFMGLADFAHEIQRIIDEDGTDKSRITVGKVELKPGYPHTVPGEAIFTIVGRDMEEKVMEELAIACERALRAIARRHRLHFEYDQVSWLGPNYCANSMIELMEDKAKARGWQYKRMPSGAGHDVQFFTHITEAGLIFIPSVGGVSHAPDEWSHWHHVEMGTNLLLDCALARACA; encoded by the coding sequence ATGCCCAACATTAACCTCTCTCGCTTGAAAGAAAGCCTACTCGCACTCTCTAATATTGGCTTTAACCCTACAGATAAGGGGATTTATCGCTCTGGCTTTACTGACGCAGATATGGAGGCTCGACGGTGGCTCATGGATATCGCCCGAGACGATGGCTTTAGCGCCGAAATGGACGGTGCGGGTAATGTTTGGCTTGGCTACGGCGAGATGGAGGAGAGTGAGGTCGTGATAGGCTCCCACCTTGATTCCGTGCCTGCAGGTGGCATTTTCGATGGTAGCTTGGGTGTGATGGCTGGGTTAGAGGTCATGCGAACCGTTCGCGAGCATGATATCGAGTTAAAGCATCCACTGCGCGTGCTTGGCACGGCTGAAGAAGAAGGCCGCTTTGGCGGCATGTTCGGGGTACAAGCTATTACAGGTGAGCTAACGCCCGAATGGATACTGTCCGCACATGATGCGGACGGCGTTTATTTAGCAGAAGCAATGCGGGCCCAAGGCTTAGATCCTATGGCTGCGCTCGATGCTGCATGGCCAAAGCATAAAATGAAAGCTTATCTGGAGTTACATATTGAACAAGGGCCGGTGCTTGATACAGAGAATATTTCTTTAGGTGTCGTGGAAGGCATTTCAGGTGTGTTTAAGTGGATTGTGCACCTGAAAGGAAAAGCAGACCATGCGGGAACGGCACCAATGCATATGCGCAGCGATGCCTTTATGGGGCTCGCCGATTTTGCACATGAAATACAACGAATTATTGATGAAGATGGCACCGATAAAAGTCGTATTACGGTTGGTAAAGTTGAACTAAAGCCGGGTTATCCCCACACCGTTCCGGGTGAAGCGATCTTCACAATTGTAGGGCGAGACATGGAAGAAAAAGTCATGGAAGAACTCGCGATTGCTTGTGAGCGTGCTTTGCGGGCGATTGCAAGAAGGCACCGACTTCACTTTGAATATGACCAAGTAAGTTGGTTAGGCCCAAATTATTGTGCCAATAGCATGATTGAATTAATGGAAGATAAGGCGAAGGCGCGAGGTTGGCAATACAAAAGAATGCCGAGCGGCGCAGGTCATGACGTGCAGTTTTTCACACATATCACCGAGGCTGGACTTATTTTTATTCCGTCTGTGGGTGGTGTCAGTCATGCACCTGATGAATGGTCTCATTGGCACCATGTAGAGATGGGTACGAACTTGTTACTCGACTGCGCACTAGCAAGAGCTTGTGCATGA
- a CDS encoding 1-acyl-sn-glycerol-3-phosphate acyltransferase → MLRFLPSPIKVVLNFSWAALSTAVIGVVIICLGVFKFLLPIPAVRRFISHLANGLFRLWAYSMSGLFHLTHNTEWIIEGDLPDNRHGWYMILCNHLSWVDIPLLMHLSRKQLPMPRFFLKQELFWVPVIGLGCWVLDMPFMKRYSKEQIAKRPELQGKDIETTREKCEKFRDIPTTVINFCEGTRLTPAKHKHKKSPFQHLLPPKAGGTSFTLQAMGNQFQEILDITIVYPGIEAGEPVVYPLLAGKLKRIYVHIDRIPVTPDLRGDYFNDPEFRDHFQHWLNERWQKKNERIANYRADRA, encoded by the coding sequence ATGCTTCGTTTTTTACCAAGCCCGATCAAAGTGGTGCTTAATTTCAGCTGGGCTGCGCTTTCTACCGCAGTCATTGGCGTAGTTATTATTTGCTTAGGCGTATTCAAGTTTCTGTTACCGATTCCGGCTGTACGACGTTTTATTAGTCACCTCGCAAATGGTCTATTTCGACTTTGGGCTTATTCTATGTCGGGGCTCTTTCACCTCACCCATAATACAGAATGGATTATTGAAGGTGATTTACCCGATAACCGTCATGGCTGGTACATGATTCTTTGTAATCACTTGAGTTGGGTTGATATTCCATTGCTTATGCACTTGTCGCGCAAACAGCTCCCTATGCCTCGGTTCTTTTTAAAACAAGAATTGTTTTGGGTTCCCGTGATTGGTCTCGGTTGCTGGGTGCTCGATATGCCATTTATGAAGCGCTACAGCAAAGAACAAATTGCCAAGCGGCCCGAGCTTCAAGGGAAAGACATCGAAACCACGCGAGAAAAGTGCGAAAAATTCCGTGATATTCCAACCACAGTGATCAATTTCTGTGAGGGAACACGACTCACGCCTGCGAAACACAAACACAAAAAGAGCCCATTTCAACACCTGTTACCACCGAAGGCTGGGGGAACCTCTTTCACCTTGCAGGCCATGGGAAATCAGTTTCAAGAAATTTTGGATATCACCATTGTGTACCCTGGTATTGAAGCCGGAGAACCTGTGGTTTATCCACTCTTAGCGGGGAAACTCAAGCGCATTTATGTGCATATTGATCGCATTCCGGTTACCCCCGATTTACGAGGTGATTACTTTAACGATCCTGAGTTTAGAGATCACTTCCAACATTGGCTAAATGAACGTTGGCAGAAAAAGAACGAGCGCATCGCTAACTATCGAGCTGATCGCGCTTAA
- a CDS encoding magnesium transporter: protein MAFESKEHLIDLIEQGNEQALRAMLSDMASADVAEYIDEHFEVYNALALLEKMSAEQQADVFGYLRPNNQQELATHMEIGLLAKLFRDMSSDERADVYAMLDVKLQDALMRRMAKREREDMLRLASYEEGSVGAVMTSDYAAIPMGGTVETALRRLRQSAPEKETIYQAYVVDTEHKLQGVVSLRDLLTAFPDDEIDEIMVKDVVTLHPEMPQSEAARIISRYDLIAIPVIGEDNLLVGMVTFDDAMDVVEEEDTDTMHKSATVGKIEGGLKDASPLLLYRRRINWLVLLVFANIFSGAGIAFFEDTIQAYGALLFFLPLLIASGGNTGAQAATLMVRGIATGEIAKTDWFRMLGKELIVSIGLGVTMALAIMLVGWWRAGPEIILVVSLSMLCIVLVGSLIGVLLPFVLNKLGWDPATASTPLVTTIADTCGVLIYFGFATTLLQSAPT from the coding sequence ATGGCTTTTGAAAGCAAAGAACATTTAATTGATCTCATTGAACAGGGCAATGAACAAGCCCTGCGCGCGATGCTGTCTGATATGGCGTCTGCGGATGTTGCCGAGTATATCGATGAGCATTTTGAAGTTTATAATGCACTCGCACTGTTAGAAAAAATGTCTGCAGAACAACAAGCAGACGTATTTGGATATTTGCGCCCGAACAACCAGCAAGAACTCGCAACGCACATGGAAATTGGGTTGCTTGCGAAGCTATTCCGTGACATGAGCTCAGATGAGCGTGCCGACGTGTACGCCATGCTCGATGTGAAACTCCAAGATGCACTCATGCGCCGAATGGCGAAGCGCGAACGCGAAGATATGTTGCGTCTTGCGAGTTATGAAGAAGGCTCCGTGGGTGCTGTGATGACTTCGGACTATGCGGCAATTCCGATGGGCGGCACCGTTGAAACAGCGCTGCGCCGACTGCGCCAAAGCGCCCCCGAGAAAGAAACAATTTATCAAGCCTACGTGGTCGACACAGAACACAAGTTGCAGGGTGTTGTGTCGTTACGTGATTTGTTAACCGCGTTTCCCGATGATGAAATTGACGAAATTATGGTGAAGGATGTTGTAACACTTCATCCTGAAATGCCGCAATCTGAAGCGGCTCGAATTATTAGTCGGTACGACTTAATTGCGATTCCTGTTATTGGGGAAGATAACTTGCTTGTCGGTATGGTGACCTTCGATGACGCGATGGACGTTGTTGAAGAAGAAGACACTGACACCATGCACAAATCCGCGACGGTTGGAAAAATTGAGGGTGGTCTCAAAGACGCTAGTCCTCTTTTGTTGTATCGCCGACGCATTAACTGGCTCGTATTATTAGTGTTCGCAAATATTTTCTCAGGTGCGGGTATCGCATTTTTTGAAGATACGATTCAAGCCTACGGCGCGCTGCTTTTCTTCCTCCCGCTCCTAATTGCTTCTGGAGGTAATACGGGTGCGCAGGCAGCAACCTTGATGGTTCGGGGTATCGCAACGGGTGAAATCGCGAAGACAGATTGGTTTCGAATGCTGGGCAAAGAGCTTATCGTATCAATCGGGTTAGGAGTTACGATGGCGCTCGCCATTATGCTTGTGGGGTGGTGGCGAGCGGGGCCAGAGATCATTCTCGTTGTTTCGCTCAGTATGTTGTGCATTGTGTTGGTGGGAAGTTTAATTGGCGTGTTGTTACCCTTTGTACTCAATAAATTAGGGTGGGATCCAGCGACTGCAAGCACACCTCTTGTTACAACCATTGCGGATACCTGTGGGGTTTTGATTTACTTCGGATTTGCCACGACGCTGCTGCAAAGTGCTCCAACATAA